The Cyanobium sp. ATX 6F1 genome includes a region encoding these proteins:
- the hypA gene encoding hydrogenase maturation nickel metallochaperone HypA: protein MHELALMEEVRRLAEEQAAAQGALRIHALHLRIGSLSGVDPDALAFAFEVVMQGGAAQGATLRLEVIPTVCFCGQCDLEFAPVDVIYACPSCGALSQRILSGRELELTSLEVS, encoded by the coding sequence ATGCATGAACTGGCGCTGATGGAGGAGGTGCGCCGTTTGGCCGAAGAGCAGGCGGCGGCCCAGGGGGCGCTGCGCATCCACGCGCTGCACCTGCGCATCGGCAGCCTCTCGGGGGTGGACCCCGACGCCCTCGCCTTCGCCTTCGAGGTGGTGATGCAGGGGGGGGCGGCCCAGGGCGCAACGTTGCGTCTCGAAGTGATCCCCACGGTCTGCTTCTGCGGCCAGTGTGACCTGGAGTTCGCGCCGGTGGATGTGATCTACGCCTGCCCCAGCTGCGGCGCCTTGAGCCAGCGGATCCTCAGCGGCCGGGAGCTGGAGCTCACCTCCCTGGAGGTGTCCTGA
- a CDS encoding HypC/HybG/HupF family hydrogenase formation chaperone, with product MCLAVPGELIRIEEHDDPLWRVGQVSFAGVLREVSLACVPEARLGDLVLVHVGFALGIWQPGDDDASAFVQPTEPPAELP from the coding sequence ATGTGTCTGGCGGTGCCCGGTGAACTGATCCGGATCGAGGAGCACGACGATCCGCTCTGGCGGGTGGGGCAGGTGAGTTTCGCTGGGGTGCTGCGGGAGGTGAGCCTGGCCTGCGTGCCGGAGGCCCGCCTGGGGGATTTGGTGCTGGTGCATGTGGGCTTCGCCCTGGGGATCTGGCAACCAGGCGACGACGACGCCTCGGCTTTTGTGCAGCCGACTGAGCCACCAGCGGAGCTGCCATGA
- a CDS encoding NuoF family protein, with amino-acid sequence MSGSAAPGAPASLRLCAAAGCRACGSEAIRSHLETSLAERGLAQRLRLRSVGCLGPCGAGPLLALDSGADRGGGDQGGGVIYGGVTLADADGLIDALAAGALDTGALDTWRPATAQRLDPEHPFFKLQRRIVLENCGQLDPENLDEAIAAGAYVQLKRLRAGVSPEQVIEQIRRSGLRGRGGAGYPTGRKWQLVAAMAGPDKVVVCNADEGDPGAFMDRTVLEGDPHRVLEGMAIAAYAVGARLGFIYIRAEYDLAIAHLRRAIEQARGRDLLGDVSLELRVGAGAYVCGEETALIHSIEGGRGTPRPRPPYPAEHGLWGRPTLINNVETFANVVPILREGADWFAAIGTPTSTGTKVFSLTGHVRLAGVLEVPMGTPLATVVEQMGGGAPGGVPIKAVQTGGPSGGCVPAKHLDTPVDYESLKELGTIMGSGGMVVLDQTTDMVDLAAFFMGFCREESCGKCVPCRAGTVQLHDLLRKHLGRRATAADLVQLESLCHMVADTSLCGLGQSAPRPVLSALRHFRGDFLALLQPGASAAP; translated from the coding sequence ATGAGCGGGTCTGCGGCCCCGGGGGCGCCGGCGAGTCTGCGGCTCTGCGCGGCGGCGGGCTGCCGAGCCTGCGGCAGCGAAGCGATCCGCTCCCATCTGGAGACGTCCCTCGCCGAACGAGGCCTGGCCCAGCGGCTGCGGCTGCGCAGCGTCGGCTGCCTCGGGCCGTGCGGCGCCGGCCCCCTGCTGGCTCTCGATTCCGGCGCTGATCGGGGTGGCGGTGATCAGGGTGGCGGTGTGATCTACGGCGGTGTGACGCTCGCCGATGCCGATGGCCTGATTGACGCCCTCGCTGCTGGTGCACTGGACACTGGTGCCCTCGACACCTGGAGACCAGCCACCGCCCAGCGACTTGATCCGGAGCACCCCTTCTTCAAGCTGCAGAGGCGCATCGTGCTGGAGAACTGCGGCCAGCTCGACCCCGAAAACCTCGACGAGGCGATCGCCGCCGGCGCTTATGTCCAGTTGAAGCGTCTGCGCGCCGGCGTGAGCCCCGAGCAGGTGATCGAGCAGATCCGCCGCAGCGGCCTGCGCGGACGCGGCGGAGCCGGCTACCCCACCGGCCGGAAATGGCAGCTGGTGGCGGCCATGGCCGGCCCCGACAAGGTGGTGGTCTGCAACGCCGATGAGGGTGACCCCGGCGCCTTCATGGACCGCACCGTGCTCGAAGGCGATCCCCACCGGGTGCTGGAGGGAATGGCGATCGCCGCCTACGCCGTCGGCGCCCGTCTGGGCTTCATCTACATCCGCGCCGAGTACGACCTGGCGATCGCCCACCTGCGCCGGGCGATCGAGCAGGCCCGCGGGCGCGATCTGCTCGGCGATGTCTCCCTTGAGCTGCGGGTGGGCGCCGGGGCCTATGTCTGCGGCGAGGAAACGGCGCTGATCCATTCGATCGAGGGCGGCCGGGGCACACCGCGGCCACGCCCCCCCTACCCGGCGGAGCACGGCCTCTGGGGCCGCCCCACCTTGATCAACAACGTCGAAACCTTCGCCAACGTGGTGCCGATCCTGCGCGAAGGCGCCGACTGGTTCGCCGCCATCGGCACCCCCACCAGTACCGGCACGAAGGTGTTCTCGCTCACCGGCCACGTGCGCCTGGCCGGGGTGCTGGAGGTGCCCATGGGCACCCCCCTGGCGACGGTGGTCGAGCAGATGGGCGGCGGCGCGCCGGGCGGGGTCCCCATCAAGGCCGTCCAGACCGGCGGCCCGTCGGGCGGCTGCGTGCCGGCGAAGCATCTGGACACGCCGGTCGACTACGAATCGCTCAAGGAGCTGGGCACGATCATGGGCTCCGGCGGCATGGTGGTGCTCGATCAGACCACCGACATGGTGGACCTGGCGGCCTTCTTCATGGGCTTCTGCCGGGAGGAATCCTGCGGCAAGTGCGTGCCCTGCCGCGCCGGCACGGTGCAGCTGCACGATCTGCTGCGCAAACACCTGGGGCGGCGCGCCACCGCCGCTGATCTCGTGCAACTGGAATCGCTCTGCCACATGGTCGCCGACACCAGCCTCTGCGGCCTGGGCCAGAGCGCCCCGAGGCCGGTGCTCAGCGCCCTGCGCCATTTCCGCGGCGACTTCCTCGCCCTGCTGCAGCCCGGCGCGAGCGCTGCCCCATGA
- the hypF gene encoding carbamoyltransferase HypF, with protein sequence MAEPAQGRQRLRLEISGLVQGVGFRPHCHRLATALGLGGWVSNGPGGVTLALEGEREPLERFLAQLQRAPPAHSQLEAVERRWQEPIGETVFSIRPSAHSAGVEGIGGSLVPPDRAPCQDCLAELSDPTNRRHGDPFISCCSCGPRSSLLLGLPFERERTTLASFPPCAACRAEYTDPTSRRFHAQTIGCPACGPQLSWRGGAPLPPEVEGADPLAQAVAALRSGRIVALKGLGGYQLLVEAGNEAAVQELRRRKGRPTKPLALLVADLKGARALAAINPAEEALLSSAAAPIVLLRRPPSPTRLDPLVAPSVAPGLDSLGVMLPATPLHHLLARACGAPLVATSGNRSGEPLCFDDDDALERLAPLADGFLVHNRPIALPFDDSVVQVVAGRTLVLRLARGLAPLAIDLSALLDEDVDLHGALALGAQLKSSLALGLGRQALLTPHLGELESEAGERRLRWSLGRWTELHGVQPSRLACDQHRGYVSSRLARELAEAGAEAGKDLPLLAVQHHHAHLLAVMAEHGLGPPRLGVAWDGAGLGPDGSLWGGELLRVSADGYERLARLRPFPLPGGERALKEPRRAALGLLFAAYGPAGLERLGPSGPWGFSTEERGVLARAMGQGLNSPRCSSIGRLFDALSALLGLCPINRHEGEAAMALEAAAWRWQDAHPDQDSGFALRAGAPGEPLEIDWRPLLDGLLAERDRGTSAAALAHRFHVALARLLVELAQRLGARELLLAGGCFQNRLLLELASTALERAGIAPIRPERLPCNDGALAVGQLLAIALQRGATVPAQAPGRPRKEPAPSGALDGPGEAPDVSGGAR encoded by the coding sequence TTGGCGGAGCCTGCCCAGGGCAGGCAGCGGCTGCGGCTGGAGATCAGCGGGCTGGTGCAGGGGGTGGGCTTTCGGCCCCACTGCCACCGCCTCGCTACGGCGCTGGGACTGGGGGGCTGGGTGAGCAACGGCCCCGGCGGCGTGACCCTGGCACTGGAGGGAGAGCGCGAGCCACTGGAGCGGTTCCTGGCTCAGCTGCAACGGGCCCCGCCCGCCCACAGCCAGCTGGAGGCGGTGGAGCGCCGCTGGCAGGAGCCCATCGGGGAGACGGTCTTCTCGATTCGCCCCAGCGCCCACTCGGCTGGCGTCGAGGGCATAGGCGGCAGCCTGGTGCCCCCGGATCGGGCCCCCTGCCAGGACTGTCTGGCGGAACTGTCTGATCCCACCAACCGGCGCCATGGCGATCCGTTCATCAGCTGCTGCAGCTGCGGGCCGCGCTCCAGCCTGCTGCTCGGCCTGCCGTTCGAGCGGGAGCGCACCACCCTGGCGAGCTTTCCCCCCTGCGCCGCCTGCCGCGCCGAGTACACAGACCCCACAAGCCGTCGCTTCCACGCCCAGACCATCGGCTGCCCGGCCTGCGGGCCACAGCTGAGTTGGCGGGGAGGTGCCCCCTTGCCCCCCGAGGTGGAGGGCGCTGACCCCCTGGCCCAGGCGGTGGCGGCGTTGCGCTCCGGCCGGATCGTCGCGCTCAAGGGGCTGGGGGGCTACCAGCTGCTGGTGGAGGCCGGCAACGAGGCGGCGGTGCAGGAGCTTCGGCGGCGCAAGGGCCGGCCCACCAAGCCCCTGGCTCTGCTGGTGGCGGATCTCAAGGGCGCCCGCGCCCTGGCGGCGATCAACCCCGCCGAGGAAGCCCTGCTCAGCTCGGCGGCGGCGCCGATCGTGCTGCTGCGGCGCCCGCCATCACCCACTCGCCTGGACCCACTGGTGGCCCCATCGGTGGCCCCCGGCCTGGACAGCCTCGGGGTGATGCTGCCGGCCACGCCCCTGCACCACCTGCTCGCCAGGGCCTGCGGCGCCCCCCTGGTGGCCACCAGCGGCAACCGTTCCGGCGAACCGCTCTGCTTCGACGACGACGACGCCCTCGAACGGCTCGCTCCCCTCGCCGATGGCTTCCTGGTTCACAACCGGCCGATCGCCCTGCCCTTCGATGACAGCGTCGTGCAGGTGGTGGCAGGGCGGACGCTGGTGCTGCGGCTGGCCCGGGGCCTGGCCCCCCTGGCGATCGATCTCTCTGCGCTGCTGGACGAAGACGTTGATCTGCATGGGGCCCTGGCCCTGGGGGCGCAGCTCAAGAGCAGCCTCGCCCTCGGCCTCGGCCGCCAGGCGCTGCTCACCCCACACCTGGGGGAGCTGGAGAGCGAGGCGGGGGAGAGGCGGCTGCGCTGGAGCCTGGGGCGCTGGACGGAACTGCATGGCGTCCAGCCCTCCCGGCTGGCCTGTGATCAGCACCGGGGCTACGTCTCCAGCCGCCTCGCCCGAGAGCTGGCCGAGGCGGGCGCCGAGGCTGGCAAAGATCTGCCGCTGCTGGCGGTGCAGCACCACCACGCCCACCTGCTGGCCGTCATGGCCGAGCACGGCCTGGGGCCGCCACGGCTGGGGGTCGCCTGGGACGGGGCCGGACTCGGACCCGACGGCAGCCTCTGGGGCGGTGAGCTGTTGCGGGTGAGCGCCGATGGCTACGAGCGCCTGGCCCGGTTGCGGCCCTTCCCCCTGCCCGGGGGCGAGCGGGCCCTGAAGGAACCACGCCGCGCCGCCCTTGGCCTGCTGTTCGCGGCCTACGGCCCAGCCGGCCTGGAGCGGCTGGGGCCCAGCGGGCCCTGGGGCTTCAGCACCGAAGAACGGGGCGTGCTCGCCCGAGCCATGGGCCAGGGGCTGAACAGTCCGCGCTGCAGCAGCATCGGGCGCCTGTTCGATGCCCTCTCGGCCCTGCTGGGGCTCTGCCCGATTAACCGCCATGAGGGGGAAGCGGCGATGGCCCTGGAGGCGGCCGCCTGGCGCTGGCAGGACGCCCACCCAGACCAGGACAGCGGCTTCGCGCTGCGGGCCGGCGCCCCGGGCGAACCGCTGGAGATCGACTGGCGACCGCTGCTCGATGGCCTGCTGGCGGAGCGAGACCGGGGCACGTCCGCCGCGGCCCTGGCCCACCGCTTCCACGTCGCCCTGGCGAGGCTGCTGGTGGAGCTGGCCCAGCGGCTGGGGGCCAGGGAGCTGCTGCTGGCGGGCGGTTGCTTCCAGAACCGGCTGCTGCTGGAGTTGGCCAGCACCGCCCTGGAGCGGGCGGGCATCGCCCCGATCCGGCCCGAACGGCTCCCCTGCAACGACGGTGCCCTGGCGGTGGGTCAGCTGCTGGCGATCGCGTTGCAACGGGGCGCAACAGTTCCTGCGCAGGCGCCGGGGAGGCCTAGAAAGGAACCAGCCCCTTCCGGGGCCCTTGATGGCCCTGGGGAGGCGCCCGATGTGTCTGGCGGTGCCCGGTGA
- the hoxU gene encoding bidirectional hydrogenase complex protein HoxU yields MTVITLTIDGRSVATASGATLLEAARAGGSAIPTLCHLEGLSPVAACRLCLVEIDGDSRLQPACVTAAADGMVVRTSSPRLAELRRTVIELLFTEGNHVCAICVANGHCELQDLAVAVGMDHSRLPYRFPSRSVDLSHPLFGLDHNRCILCTRCVRVCAEVEGAHVWDVGWRGEHCRIISGLDQPWGAVDACTDCGKCVQVCPTGALFHKGEGTEEKEGHPEQLQNLVRVRRQGGSP; encoded by the coding sequence ATGACGGTCATCACCCTCACGATCGATGGCCGCAGCGTCGCCACAGCCAGCGGCGCCACCCTGCTGGAGGCGGCCCGCGCCGGGGGCAGCGCCATCCCCACCCTCTGCCACCTGGAGGGGCTGAGTCCGGTGGCCGCCTGCCGCCTCTGCCTGGTGGAGATCGACGGCGATTCGAGGTTGCAGCCCGCCTGCGTCACGGCCGCGGCCGACGGCATGGTGGTGCGCACCAGCAGCCCCCGGCTGGCGGAGCTGCGCCGCACCGTGATCGAACTGCTGTTCACTGAAGGCAATCACGTCTGTGCCATCTGCGTGGCCAACGGCCACTGCGAACTGCAGGACCTGGCTGTGGCCGTGGGCATGGACCACTCCCGCCTGCCCTACCGCTTCCCATCGCGATCGGTGGATCTCTCCCACCCCCTGTTCGGCCTCGATCACAACCGCTGCATCCTCTGCACCCGTTGCGTGCGCGTCTGCGCTGAGGTGGAGGGGGCCCACGTCTGGGATGTGGGCTGGCGGGGCGAACACTGCCGGATCATCTCCGGCCTCGATCAGCCCTGGGGGGCGGTGGACGCCTGCACCGACTGCGGCAAGTGCGTGCAGGTCTGCCCCACCGGTGCCCTGTTCCACAAGGGCGAAGGAACAGAGGAAAAGGAGGGGCACCCCGAACAGCTCCAGAACCTGGTGCGGGTCCGCCGGCAGGGGGGGTCGCCATGA
- a CDS encoding NAD(P)H-dependent oxidoreductase subunit E, with the protein MSDANTEASTKASTETFAELEPSLRECHRQPSALIELLNRAQELYGHLSGPLLRHLAVALELPLSRVYGTASFYHLFRFQPPAPHQLVVCTGTACHVKGADGLLAALAGRGAEGDQTAGFELSRVRCLGTCGGAPLVVVDGTVWTHQSATSLLQRLRALPR; encoded by the coding sequence GTGAGCGATGCCAATACCGAAGCCAGCACCAAAGCCAGCACCGAGACGTTCGCCGAGCTGGAGCCCAGCCTGCGGGAGTGCCACCGCCAGCCCTCCGCCCTGATCGAACTGCTCAACCGCGCCCAGGAGCTCTACGGCCACCTCAGCGGGCCGTTGCTGCGTCACCTGGCGGTGGCGCTGGAGCTGCCCCTCAGCCGCGTCTACGGCACGGCCAGCTTCTATCACCTGTTTCGCTTCCAGCCACCGGCCCCCCATCAGCTGGTGGTCTGCACCGGCACCGCCTGCCACGTGAAGGGCGCCGATGGGCTGCTGGCGGCACTGGCAGGGCGAGGGGCGGAAGGCGACCAGACGGCGGGATTCGAGTTGAGCCGTGTGCGCTGCCTGGGCACCTGCGGCGGCGCGCCCTTGGTGGTGGTGGACGGCACCGTCTGGACCCACCAGAGCGCGACCTCCCTGCTCCAGCGGCTGCGGGCGCTTCCGCGATGA
- a CDS encoding Ni/Fe hydrogenase subunit alpha, translated as MDSPTPETSQPRTVLIDPVTRIEGHAKISIHLDANGQVETARFHVVEYRGFEKFCEGRPFTEMAAITARICGICPVSHLLAAAKTGDKLLAVTIPPAAEKLRRLMNLAQICQSHALSFFHLSSPDFLLGWDSDPAKRNVFGLIAADPELARSGIRLRQFGQALIEALGGRKIHAAWAVPGGVRAPLAEGLKERVLGQLPEMFAIAELALGLFKQLLDTQLGEELEVFGSFPSLFMGLVGSDGRWEHYGGGLRIINAEGSVLVDGLSEDAYASVIAEAVEPWSYLKFPYYKPLGPEAGSYRVGPLARLNLCERIGTPRADRELAELRQRGGRVVNGSLYYHLARLIEIVACLEGIEALLNDPGIGGRHVRARASVNCLEAVGVSEAPRGTLFHHYRVDANGLIEKVNLIIATGQNNRAMNRTVTQIARHYLDGAHLSEALLNRVEAGIRCYDPCLSCSTHAAGSMPLQVRLFGADGALMEERIRG; from the coding sequence ATGGACAGCCCCACCCCCGAAACCAGCCAGCCACGCACGGTCCTGATCGATCCGGTCACGCGCATCGAAGGCCACGCCAAGATCTCGATCCACCTGGACGCCAATGGCCAGGTGGAGACGGCCCGGTTTCACGTGGTGGAGTACCGCGGCTTCGAGAAGTTCTGCGAGGGCCGGCCGTTCACCGAGATGGCGGCGATCACCGCGCGCATCTGCGGCATCTGCCCGGTGAGCCATCTGCTGGCGGCCGCCAAAACCGGCGACAAGCTCCTGGCGGTGACGATCCCTCCGGCGGCCGAGAAGCTGCGGCGGCTGATGAACCTGGCCCAGATCTGCCAGTCCCATGCCCTCTCGTTTTTTCACCTCAGCAGCCCCGATTTCCTGCTCGGCTGGGACAGCGATCCCGCCAAGCGCAATGTCTTCGGGCTGATCGCCGCCGACCCCGAACTGGCCCGCTCCGGCATCCGCCTGCGCCAGTTCGGCCAGGCCCTGATCGAAGCCCTCGGGGGCCGCAAAATCCATGCCGCCTGGGCGGTGCCCGGGGGGGTGCGTGCGCCCCTGGCCGAGGGGCTCAAGGAGCGCGTCCTGGGCCAGTTGCCGGAGATGTTCGCCATCGCCGAATTGGCCCTGGGCCTGTTCAAGCAACTGCTGGACACCCAGCTCGGCGAAGAGCTGGAGGTGTTCGGCTCCTTCCCGTCGCTGTTCATGGGCCTGGTGGGCAGCGATGGCCGCTGGGAGCACTACGGCGGCGGCCTGCGGATCATCAACGCCGAGGGCAGCGTGCTCGTCGATGGCCTGAGTGAAGACGCCTACGCCAGCGTGATCGCCGAGGCGGTGGAGCCCTGGAGCTACCTGAAGTTCCCCTACTACAAGCCCCTGGGCCCTGAAGCGGGCAGTTACCGGGTGGGCCCCCTGGCCCGCCTCAACCTCTGCGAGCGCATCGGCACCCCCCGGGCCGACCGGGAGCTGGCCGAGCTGCGCCAGCGGGGGGGGCGGGTGGTGAACGGCTCGCTGTACTACCACCTGGCCCGCCTGATCGAAATCGTCGCCTGCCTGGAGGGGATCGAAGCCCTGCTGAACGATCCCGGCATCGGGGGGCGCCACGTGCGCGCCCGGGCCAGTGTGAACTGCCTTGAGGCCGTGGGGGTGAGCGAAGCGCCCCGGGGCACCTTGTTCCACCACTACCGGGTGGACGCCAACGGCCTGATCGAGAAGGTGAACCTGATCATCGCCACGGGCCAGAACAACCGCGCCATGAACCGCACGGTCACCCAGATCGCCCGCCATTACCTCGATGGCGCCCATCTCAGTGAGGCCCTGCTCAACCGCGTGGAGGCGGGGATTCGCTGCTACGACCCCTGCCTGTCGTGCTCCACCCACGCCGCCGGCTCCATGCCCCTGCAGGTGCGACTCTTTGGCGCCGATGGAGCGCTCATGGAGGAGCGGATCCGTGGTTGA
- the hypB gene encoding hydrogenase nickel incorporation protein HypB → MCRDCSCGQPPAPVEALTPPRRTVVLEAGLLAKNDHQAAHNRARFADLGLTVVNVLSAPGSGKTALLEQVSQHWKGGPVGVIVGDLATDNDARRLRRAGAKAVQITTGQGCHLEASMVARALEQLDPAALDLLLIENVGNLVCPTAFDLGEGLRLALTAVGEGEDKPLKYPGLFKSADAIVINKIDLAEAVGFRREESLANLAQVAPQARIFEVSARTGAGLEPLLAWLAAKGV, encoded by the coding sequence ATGTGCCGCGACTGTTCCTGCGGGCAACCTCCAGCCCCAGTCGAAGCCCTGACCCCGCCCCGGCGCACCGTCGTGCTGGAGGCGGGCCTGCTGGCCAAGAACGACCACCAGGCAGCCCACAACCGAGCGCGCTTCGCGGATCTGGGGCTCACGGTGGTGAACGTGCTCTCGGCGCCGGGCTCCGGCAAGACCGCCCTGCTGGAGCAGGTGAGCCAGCACTGGAAAGGCGGGCCCGTGGGCGTGATCGTGGGCGATCTCGCCACCGACAACGACGCCCGGCGCCTGCGCCGGGCCGGCGCCAAGGCCGTGCAGATCACCACCGGCCAGGGCTGCCACCTGGAGGCTTCGATGGTGGCGCGGGCCCTGGAGCAGCTGGATCCGGCGGCCCTGGATCTGCTGCTGATCGAGAACGTGGGCAATCTGGTCTGCCCCACCGCCTTTGATCTGGGCGAGGGCCTGCGGCTGGCGCTCACGGCCGTGGGCGAGGGCGAGGACAAGCCGCTGAAGTACCCGGGCCTGTTCAAGTCAGCCGATGCCATCGTGATCAACAAGATCGACCTGGCGGAGGCCGTGGGCTTCCGGCGCGAGGAGTCCCTCGCCAACCTCGCCCAGGTGGCGCCCCAGGCGCGGATCTTCGAGGTGTCCGCCCGCACCGGCGCAGGGCTGGAGCCCCTGCTGGCCTGGCTGGCGGCGAAGGGCGTGTGA
- a CDS encoding 2Fe-2S iron-sulfur cluster-binding protein, translated as MASYTISLEDGRSFSCGDDQYILDAAEEKGVDLPCSCRAGACSTCAGQVLAGSVDQADQSFLDDDQIAQGYALLCVSYPLADCTIRAGVQAEL; from the coding sequence ATGGCTTCGTACACGATCAGCCTCGAAGACGGTCGCAGCTTCAGCTGTGGCGACGATCAATACATCCTCGATGCCGCTGAGGAAAAGGGCGTCGATCTGCCCTGTTCCTGCCGTGCCGGCGCCTGCAGCACCTGCGCCGGCCAGGTGCTCGCCGGCAGCGTCGACCAGGCGGATCAGAGCTTTCTCGACGACGATCAGATCGCCCAGGGCTATGCCCTGCTCTGCGTCAGCTACCCGCTGGCCGATTGCACCATCCGCGCGGGCGTGCAGGCGGAGCTTTGA
- a CDS encoding oxidoreductase: MSRLNVATVWLAGCSGCHMSFLDLDEWLLEFAELANVVYSPVASDTKIYPEGVDIALVEGGVANRDNLELILKVRARTRILVSFGDCAITANIPGMRNMLGGSEPVLRRSYLELADGSGALPQAPGLVPELLEQVLPVHQVVTVDVYLPGCPPSADRIRACLEPLLHGEWPVMEGAEMIRFG, from the coding sequence ATGAGCCGCCTCAACGTCGCCACCGTCTGGCTGGCCGGCTGCTCCGGCTGCCACATGTCGTTCCTCGATCTCGACGAATGGCTGCTGGAATTCGCCGAGCTGGCGAACGTCGTCTACAGCCCCGTGGCCTCCGACACCAAGATCTACCCCGAGGGCGTCGACATCGCCTTGGTGGAGGGCGGTGTGGCCAACCGCGACAACCTCGAGCTGATCCTGAAGGTGCGCGCGCGCACCCGCATCCTGGTGTCGTTCGGCGACTGCGCCATCACCGCCAACATCCCCGGCATGCGCAACATGCTCGGGGGGAGCGAACCGGTGCTGCGCCGGTCCTACCTGGAGCTGGCCGATGGCAGCGGCGCCCTGCCCCAGGCCCCGGGCCTGGTGCCGGAGCTGCTGGAGCAGGTGCTGCCCGTGCATCAAGTGGTGACGGTGGATGTCTACCTGCCCGGCTGCCCCCCCTCGGCCGATCGCATCCGCGCCTGCCTCGAGCCGCTGCTCCACGGCGAATGGCCCGTGATGGAAGGCGCCGAAATGATCCGCTTCGGCTGA
- a CDS encoding hydrogenase maturation protease, which translates to MVELVIGLGNDLRRDDGVGPLLAEEVRAWGLSGVESMAVPQLTPELAPRLAGCVRVLFIDAWLGDGGATTPRLEAIAAGSPATTAPATRFSHHHTPEALLQLAEVLYGQRPPAWWLRVPAHDLELGEGLSPATAAQLAPARRALCRWLDRDA; encoded by the coding sequence GTGGTTGAGCTGGTGATCGGCCTCGGCAACGACCTGCGCCGCGACGACGGTGTGGGCCCGCTCCTGGCCGAGGAGGTGCGGGCCTGGGGGCTCTCAGGCGTGGAGTCGATGGCCGTGCCACAGCTCACCCCTGAACTCGCCCCGCGCCTGGCCGGCTGCGTGCGGGTGCTGTTCATCGACGCCTGGTTGGGTGATGGTGGGGCCACCACCCCGCGCCTGGAGGCCATCGCCGCAGGTTCACCAGCGACAACCGCGCCTGCCACCCGCTTCAGCCACCACCACACCCCCGAGGCCCTGCTGCAGCTGGCCGAAGTGCTCTACGGCCAGCGGCCGCCAGCCTGGTGGCTGCGGGTCCCCGCCCACGACCTCGAACTTGGAGAAGGACTGTCGCCTGCCACCGCCGCCCAGCTGGCGCCGGCGCGGCGGGCCCTGTGCCGCTGGCTCGATCGCGATGCATGA